The window GTCAATCAAGGAGGCCGCCGCCGAGGAGGGGTTGCCGGAGTGCTTTTCGCCCAAGGCCTGTTTAAAACAGGCTTTTGCCCTGGGATGGATAACCGACGAAAAGGCCTGGCTTTCCATGCTGGAGGCGAGGAACCTGATGTCTCATACTTATCAAGCCGAGCAAGCCTTGCAGGTCTATAAAAAACTGTCTCTGTATCTGGATGAATTGAAAGCCCTGCAAAAAGCATTGAGCAAGCTAAACGAATGATAGGGATTTGAG is drawn from candidate division TA06 bacterium and contains these coding sequences:
- a CDS encoding nucleotidyltransferase substrate binding protein, producing the protein MNKFKLVFEDYKKAVAQLQQALSRKSDDELLQAGCLKYFEFCFELAWKSIKEAAAEEGLPECFSPKACLKQAFALGWITDEKAWLSMLEARNLMSHTYQAEQALQVYKKLSLYLDELKALQKALSKLNE